A genomic segment from Chitinophaga niabensis encodes:
- a CDS encoding peroxiredoxin: MKNAVLSVGAEFPAFAKKAVVSIEKGKEFYEISSEEIKASGKWMVMFWWPKDFTFVCPTEIAEFNKHYQDFADRDAILIGASTDSEFVHLAWRNNHDDLRGLQFPMLADTSKSLAQELGILEAEEKIAYRATFVVDPQGIVRWTSVYDLSVGRNVKEVLRVMDALQSDELCPCNWQKGEATIKA; encoded by the coding sequence ATGAAAAATGCAGTTTTATCAGTAGGGGCGGAGTTCCCGGCGTTCGCAAAAAAGGCAGTTGTATCAATCGAAAAAGGGAAAGAGTTTTACGAGATCTCTTCTGAAGAGATCAAAGCTTCCGGCAAATGGATGGTAATGTTCTGGTGGCCGAAGGATTTCACTTTCGTTTGCCCTACAGAGATCGCTGAATTCAACAAACACTACCAGGACTTCGCAGACCGCGATGCCATCCTGATCGGTGCTTCTACAGATTCTGAATTCGTTCACCTTGCCTGGAGAAATAATCACGATGACCTCCGTGGATTACAATTCCCTATGCTGGCAGACACTTCTAAAAGCCTCGCACAGGAACTGGGTATCCTGGAAGCAGAAGAGAAGATCGCTTACCGCGCTACTTTCGTGGTAGACCCTCAGGGTATCGTTCGCTGGACTTCCGTATACGACCTGTCTGTAGGCCGTAACGTAAAAGAAGTGCTGCGTGTAATGGACGCACTGCAATCAGATGAGCTGTGCCCCTGCAACTGGCAGAAAGGTGAAGCTACCATCAAAGCTTAA
- a CDS encoding FecR family protein — protein MDKKTLEDYFKGHLTGEQQEEVMQWISEQGEGWTDAFIQDNWDRPVHLPPPQQKASIKAKVMENIRSRQPLRKLWLHIGRAAAILLLLSAGAWWWMQQQPSAPQWHTVSNSGGGHIMLRDTLPDGTVITLNEHSSLRYPSSYNKKNRTVFLTGEAFFEVHHDKERPFIVKAGNASTRVYGTAFSVSAYASSGQLRVGLQRGSIGVISDTAHEEQEKMLVPGELLIYNKGNKTISIEHQAPEKLGAWTTGKLVFFKTPVEDVFNQLEQRYDVHFSNDHGMAERTVTATFDGVPLNKVLQHISFVWNIRFEQRGDSIYVK, from the coding sequence ATGGATAAGAAAACACTGGAAGATTATTTCAAAGGGCATTTAACCGGCGAACAGCAGGAAGAGGTAATGCAATGGATATCGGAGCAGGGCGAGGGCTGGACGGATGCCTTTATTCAGGATAACTGGGACCGGCCGGTACATCTGCCCCCTCCTCAGCAGAAAGCATCCATAAAGGCAAAGGTGATGGAAAATATCAGAAGCCGCCAACCCCTACGTAAACTATGGTTGCATATCGGCCGCGCAGCAGCTATCTTGCTGCTCCTTAGCGCAGGAGCCTGGTGGTGGATGCAGCAGCAACCCTCCGCCCCGCAATGGCATACAGTGAGCAATAGCGGCGGTGGGCATATTATGCTGCGGGATACTTTGCCGGATGGTACTGTCATTACGCTGAACGAGCATTCCAGCCTGAGATATCCTTCATCCTATAATAAAAAGAACAGAACGGTATTCCTTACCGGGGAAGCGTTTTTTGAAGTGCATCACGATAAGGAAAGACCTTTTATTGTAAAAGCAGGGAATGCCTCCACGCGGGTATATGGCACCGCTTTCAGCGTATCCGCCTATGCCTCCTCCGGCCAGCTGCGTGTAGGACTGCAACGGGGAAGCATTGGTGTGATATCTGACACAGCACATGAGGAACAGGAAAAGATGCTGGTACCGGGTGAACTGCTGATCTATAACAAGGGAAACAAAACTATATCTATAGAACACCAGGCACCGGAAAAGCTGGGCGCCTGGACCACAGGGAAACTGGTGTTTTTCAAAACACCGGTTGAAGATGTGTTCAACCAGCTGGAGCAGCGGTACGATGTTCATTTCAGTAATGATCACGGAATGGCAGAGAGAACAGTGACCGCCACTTTTGATGGCGTACCGCTAAACAAAGTATTGCAGCATATTTCTTTTGTATGGAATATCCGCTTTGAACAACGGGGGGACAGTATCTATGTAAAGTAA
- a CDS encoding RNA polymerase sigma factor — protein sequence MQKYHENRLKRIIDDTHDKLFSVLFAMCGEVHLCEDIMQECYIRLWQHIDNVKDDHAILALLRQYARNIFLDEMRKRGRQKELLLKVTREDMAPSPDEKVMNEEKHQLIQQAINKLPQQQQLIFRMHKEHDMSYRQIAAELEIATGTIEKQMNRALRSLKHELIHLKRMDAGIIIYITLLGWQA from the coding sequence TTGCAGAAATATCATGAAAACAGGTTAAAGCGGATCATTGACGATACACATGACAAGCTCTTTTCCGTATTGTTTGCCATGTGCGGAGAAGTGCATTTGTGCGAAGATATCATGCAGGAATGTTATATCCGTCTCTGGCAGCATATAGATAACGTGAAGGACGACCATGCCATCCTTGCCCTGCTGCGGCAATACGCCCGGAATATATTCCTTGATGAAATGAGAAAGCGGGGGAGGCAGAAAGAACTGCTCTTAAAAGTTACCCGTGAAGATATGGCGCCATCGCCGGACGAAAAGGTGATGAATGAGGAAAAACATCAGCTTATACAGCAGGCCATCAACAAACTCCCGCAGCAGCAGCAACTCATCTTCCGGATGCATAAGGAGCATGATATGAGTTACCGGCAGATCGCCGCTGAACTGGAAATAGCCACGGGTACCATAGAAAAACAGATGAACCGTGCCCTCCGGTCCCTGAAACACGAACTTATTCACCTGAAAAGGATGGATGCGGGGATCATCATTTATATCACATTACTGGGCTGGCAGGCATAG
- a CDS encoding carboxymuconolactone decarboxylase family protein has protein sequence MFATNTQDTAQQLLQVVGLPGTEVPAKLAALAAADARYLKDLKINVSNALDAATLPKKDAYLIGLSVAINEKLPALQSGFEQLALAAGATDKEIADIVSCTSLMNANNVYYRFRHFVEKEFYTTAPAGIRMSIMANPVIGKELFELVSLVISALNGCQMCVTSHEEALLKHGTEQQRILDAVRLGAVIKSLGVLL, from the coding sequence ATGTTCGCTACAAATACACAGGATACCGCTCAGCAATTATTGCAGGTGGTAGGCCTCCCCGGTACGGAAGTTCCTGCAAAGCTGGCTGCACTTGCCGCTGCTGATGCCCGTTACCTGAAAGATCTGAAGATCAATGTATCCAATGCCCTCGATGCTGCCACGCTTCCCAAAAAGGATGCTTACCTGATAGGTCTTTCCGTGGCCATCAATGAAAAACTGCCTGCCCTGCAGAGCGGTTTTGAGCAACTGGCCCTGGCTGCCGGCGCTACTGATAAGGAGATTGCCGATATTGTGAGCTGCACTTCCCTCATGAATGCCAATAACGTATACTACCGTTTCCGCCATTTTGTAGAGAAAGAATTCTATACCACGGCGCCGGCTGGTATCCGTATGAGCATTATGGCCAATCCGGTGATCGGAAAAGAGCTGTTTGAACTGGTGAGCCTGGTTATTTCTGCCCTGAACGGTTGCCAGATGTGCGTAACCTCCCATGAAGAGGCTCTGCTGAAACACGGCACAGAGCAGCAGCGGATCCTGGATGCAGTGAGGCTGGGCGCGGTTATTAAGAGCCTGGGGGTATTACTTTAA